A genomic region of Epinephelus moara isolate mb chromosome 23, YSFRI_EMoa_1.0, whole genome shotgun sequence contains the following coding sequences:
- the krr1 gene encoding KRR1 small subunit processome component homolog isoform X2 → MDESELLTVPDGWKEPAFTKEDNPRGLLEESSFATLFPKYREAYLKECWLLVEKALGEAHVKATLDLIEGSITVSTTKKTYDPYAIVRARDLIKLLARSVPFEQAVRILQDDMACDIIKIGTLVRNRERFVKRRQRLIGPKGSTLKALELLTNCYVMVQGNTVSALGPYNGLKEVRKVVMDTMKNIHPIYNIKTLMIKRELSKDPELRMQNWERFLPKFRHKNLAKRREPKKKSVKKEYTPFPPSQPESTVDKELATGEFFLRESVKKRKKMEEIKVKQAEALTKKQEERNKAFIPPKEKPLMKKTTKAPTEGKLDIEAIKEKVKKAKTKKLGAPPVNPAPPTSTTDKKKKSKTKNKG, encoded by the exons TGGATGAATCTGAACTCCTGACTGTTCCTGATGGATGGAAAGAGCCAGCTTTCACCAAAGAAGACAACCCCCGTGGTCTGCTGGAGGAGAGCAGCTTTGCCACCCTCTTCCCAAAATACAGAGAAGCCTACCTGAAAGAGTGTTGGCTGCTTGTGGAGAAGGCCTTAGGAGAAGCA CATGTCAAAGCCACTCTGGACTTGATAGAGGGAAGCATCACAGTTTCTACCACTAAGAAAACTTATGACCCTTACGCCATCGTGAGAGCCAGAGATCTCATCAAGCTGCTGGCCCGGAGTGTCCCATTTGAACAG GCTGTACGGATATTACAGGATGACATGGcatgtgacatcatcaaaatCGGAACCCTGGTGAGGAACAGAGAGCGGTTTGTAAAACGAAGACAGCGTCTAATTGGCCCCAAGGGCTCCACCCTAAAA GCATTAGAGTTGCTGACCAACTGCTATGTGATGGTGCAGGGTAACACAGTGTCGGCCCTGGGGCCCTATAATGGCCTGAAGGAG GTACGCAAAGTGGTGATGGACACGATGAAGAACATTCACCCCATCTACAACATCAAG ACACTGATGATCAAACGGGAGCTGTCCAAAGACCCTGAGCTGCGGATGCAGAACTGGGAGCGCTTCCTGCCCAAGTTCCGCCACAAAAACCTGGCCAAGCGCAGGGAGCCTAAGAAGAAGAGCGTGAAGAAGGAGTACACACCATTCCCTCCATCACAGCCAGAGAGCACG GTTGACAAGGAGCTGGCCACAGGAGAATTCTTCCTGCGTGAAAGTgtgaaaaagaggaagaagatggaAGAGATCAAG GTGAAACAAGCAGAAGCGCTGACCAAGAAGCAGGAAGAGCGGAACAAAGCTTTCATTCCTCCTAAAGAAAAGCCTTTAATGAAGAAAACCACCAAAG CTCCCACAGAAGGCAAGCTGGACATCGAAGCCATTaaagagaaagtgaaaaaaGCCAAAACCAAGAAGCTGGGGGCTCCACCAGTAAACCCAGCTCCGCCCACCAGCACCaccgacaaaaagaaaaagagcaaaacaaaaaacaaaggctAA
- the krr1 gene encoding KRR1 small subunit processome component homolog isoform X1, with translation MATSTTEDSVSEAQTGKKSKKTKNQVDESELLTVPDGWKEPAFTKEDNPRGLLEESSFATLFPKYREAYLKECWLLVEKALGEAHVKATLDLIEGSITVSTTKKTYDPYAIVRARDLIKLLARSVPFEQAVRILQDDMACDIIKIGTLVRNRERFVKRRQRLIGPKGSTLKALELLTNCYVMVQGNTVSALGPYNGLKEVRKVVMDTMKNIHPIYNIKTLMIKRELSKDPELRMQNWERFLPKFRHKNLAKRREPKKKSVKKEYTPFPPSQPESTVDKELATGEFFLRESVKKRKKMEEIKVKQAEALTKKQEERNKAFIPPKEKPLMKKTTKAPTEGKLDIEAIKEKVKKAKTKKLGAPPVNPAPPTSTTDKKKKSKTKNKG, from the exons TGGATGAATCTGAACTCCTGACTGTTCCTGATGGATGGAAAGAGCCAGCTTTCACCAAAGAAGACAACCCCCGTGGTCTGCTGGAGGAGAGCAGCTTTGCCACCCTCTTCCCAAAATACAGAGAAGCCTACCTGAAAGAGTGTTGGCTGCTTGTGGAGAAGGCCTTAGGAGAAGCA CATGTCAAAGCCACTCTGGACTTGATAGAGGGAAGCATCACAGTTTCTACCACTAAGAAAACTTATGACCCTTACGCCATCGTGAGAGCCAGAGATCTCATCAAGCTGCTGGCCCGGAGTGTCCCATTTGAACAG GCTGTACGGATATTACAGGATGACATGGcatgtgacatcatcaaaatCGGAACCCTGGTGAGGAACAGAGAGCGGTTTGTAAAACGAAGACAGCGTCTAATTGGCCCCAAGGGCTCCACCCTAAAA GCATTAGAGTTGCTGACCAACTGCTATGTGATGGTGCAGGGTAACACAGTGTCGGCCCTGGGGCCCTATAATGGCCTGAAGGAG GTACGCAAAGTGGTGATGGACACGATGAAGAACATTCACCCCATCTACAACATCAAG ACACTGATGATCAAACGGGAGCTGTCCAAAGACCCTGAGCTGCGGATGCAGAACTGGGAGCGCTTCCTGCCCAAGTTCCGCCACAAAAACCTGGCCAAGCGCAGGGAGCCTAAGAAGAAGAGCGTGAAGAAGGAGTACACACCATTCCCTCCATCACAGCCAGAGAGCACG GTTGACAAGGAGCTGGCCACAGGAGAATTCTTCCTGCGTGAAAGTgtgaaaaagaggaagaagatggaAGAGATCAAG GTGAAACAAGCAGAAGCGCTGACCAAGAAGCAGGAAGAGCGGAACAAAGCTTTCATTCCTCCTAAAGAAAAGCCTTTAATGAAGAAAACCACCAAAG CTCCCACAGAAGGCAAGCTGGACATCGAAGCCATTaaagagaaagtgaaaaaaGCCAAAACCAAGAAGCTGGGGGCTCCACCAGTAAACCCAGCTCCGCCCACCAGCACCaccgacaaaaagaaaaagagcaaaacaaaaaacaaaggctAA